The sequence ggcacaaatcaaaccCACGTAGGGACAAACTATCAAGCTCACGCATGGGCAGACTaaacccacacacctccttataaatattcggaggaggtgagactagaacccatgacctgaagtcagagacatgcaaagtcattgccactcaaccaatgactcatttgatTAAGAGGAAGACTTGGTCCAATTAGTTCCCCATATAACTAACTATGGTTGGATGCATATTAAAACTAACCAAAACAAGGTAAgttggtaaaaaaaaacacatgagaGATATGGTAGAAATAGTGTGATATGTAATGGTAGAAACATACATTACCCTCTGTGTGTCCGTCTCTAATTGAATAAGTTAATATAGAAACACGacaaaaccaaaaaagatgGCAGGATTCGAATCTATGGTCGGCCCGCCTCGGACCTACTGGGTTGGGCGGCATACTCTACATTTTTAACTCAGAACATGTGTTGGTTGTTATTAGTGTTAGGATCATTaatgtttattgttttgagttAACTAGGCAATATTATGAGCTGTAAGTGTAATATGCTTTCCATGCATGTTTTAACTTTAGTCATTGTTGACTCATATTTCAAGGccttttaccaaaaaaaaagacaagcgATGAGGCGTAGAAAACCATGTTGTAGCAATTATTTTATATGTACCTTTATTTTAATTGGCATTTGATTCAATAACATAAGGGCAATAACCTCTCCCctacatatatgcatatgaaACTAAGACAAATTACaaaacatcttcttcttttcttcctccttCTGCCTTCCATATACTTGAAAGATGCATCACTTGATTTTCATATTGAGTCTCCTTTTGCTCAAAGCATTCCTTTTTAATCCAATCGAGGCGAAAATGAGTTCTTTTAGCTTTGATCTTATTCATTATGATTCAAAACTATCTCCATTTTATGATCAATCTAAAACTGAGTCAGAGCGTTCGAAAGAAGCTCTTATTCGTTCTCTCAATCGCCTCAATCATTTCAATTCATCTATGTTAATTGATGCAAAATTTGTAGAGTCCGATTTAACTATCGGTGACTATTTCATGAACATCAGTATAAGTACGCCAGATAATCGACTTGTTATCCCAACCATGTTAAGTGGCCTTACCTGGATACGATGTGGCCCTTGTTCTTCCAACTGTGAGAATCAACATCAATCACTTTATAATCCAAAATTGTCAGATACCTATCACGATATTATGTTCACCTCAAGCGACTGCAGAATTCTACGACGTAGTGAGCGTGGGGAATTAGGTGAGTGTCGATATCAAGGATACCATTCTGGCAACAATATAGTCTCCTCTGGAGTGTTGGGCACTGAGACCTTCTTCTTGAAAAGAGATTTGCAGGTCGGTTCTCCATCTACACATGATGAAAGCTTCTCTCATATAATGTTTGGATGCGATGAAGTACATCAAGGCAATTTTAAAGATAAGGTTGAAGGTGTTGTTGGCCTTGGACAAGGGCCATTTTCATTGGTTTCTcaagtgggaaaaaaaattggcgAAAATGCCAATAAATTCTCGTACTGCTTGGTTGAGAAGCCATTCGAGAAACAGAGTAAGATTAAATTCGGACCGGATTTAACTctcaacaaagaaaacaaagaatataaAGTTAAATTTCAGGCTTCTCAGACTCAGGCTCATGTCCGCTACCACCTCAACCTTGAATCCATTAGTGTTAACGATGAGAAAATAGAGATGGCAAATAAAAAACATGATATGACAGTCGATATTCAGACATCCTTGACGTCGTTGCCTTCAAATATATACAATGAATACATCACCAAGGTTAAAAAACATTTTGACGACGTACACTATATCGAGCATCCGGAACACGGCACTTGCTTCCTCAAAAAGCAAGTCAACGGACTCAAGAGACCTAAAGTTGTGCTTCATTTTTCTGACTCATCCGGATCCCATGTAGACTTTCCTGTGAATCCTTCAACAATGTTTCAGGAAAGTATTTTTGGCCGCATGTGTTCGACAATAATCCAAAATGATGAAATCTCGATTCTGGGGAACAAGGCACAAGTAGACGTTCATA is a genomic window of Tripterygium wilfordii isolate XIE 37 chromosome 16, ASM1340144v1, whole genome shotgun sequence containing:
- the LOC119981281 gene encoding aspartic proteinase CDR1-like yields the protein MSSFSFDLIHYDSKLSPFYDQSKTESERSKEALIRSLNRLNHFNSSMLIDAKFVESDLTIGDYFMNISISTPDNRLVIPTMLSGLTWIRCGPCSSNCENQHQSLYNPKLSDTYHDIMFTSSDCRILRRSERGELGECRYQGYHSGNNIVSSGVLGTETFFLKRDLQVGSPSTHDESFSHIMFGCDEVHQGNFKDKVEGVVGLGQGPFSLVSQVGKKIGENANKFSYCLVEKPFEKQSKIKFGPDLTLNKENKEYKVKFQASQTQAHVRYHLNLESISVNDEKIEMANKKHDMTVDIQTSLTSLPSNIYNEYITKVKKHFDDVHYIEHPEHGTCFLKKQVNGLKRPKVVLHFSDSSGSHVDFPVNPSTMFQESIFGRMCSTIIQNDEISILGNKAQVDVHMIFDLSAHLLTFAPVDCLQDKI